In Granulicella mallensis MP5ACTX8, the sequence TCGTTAGCAACTATTGAAGCGTTGATTTCGTTTGCCCATCCACATCGGTTGCAGCTTGCCTCATGAAGGTTCTTCTGGATGAGGACCCGCCTCATAAGCTGCGACAGAATCTACCAGGGCACGACGTAAGCACCGTGAGTTATATGGGTTGGAGCGGGCTTAAAAATGGAGAGCTTCTGAGGACTGCGGAGGCAGCGGATTTTGAGGTCTTTCTTACAGGGGACCAGAAGCTCAGTTATCAGCAGAATCTGAAGGAACGTTTGATTGGCATTGTGACGCTTTCCGCGCAGGAATGGCCGATCATCAAGAGCCACTTGCCGGCAATTGCGGCAGCAGTTGATGCCGCTCTCCCTGGATCATTTCAATCTGTTGAGTGTGGATCATTTCGCAGGTAAGCATGCGGTAGCTGTCCTGCTGCCCGTACAAGTGGTAAAGGAGATTGAGCGTTGTAAGCGCGGTATATCGTGGAGTCGCGATATGTCGCCCCTTTGGGGCTCATAGCCGTGGCTCAAGTTGATTCTCTGCACTCCAGTCAGTGTTTCTCTTCGCTCGGTTCTGTGTTTCTTTAGGCGCTTAGTGGGCGGGCTAAGGACTCAGGGCAAGATCGAGTGTCATCAAGTTACTATTCATCCCGGGCATGGTCTAATAGCTGCGCGTGGCTTGAAGGTGCTTAACCCTTTGAGCCAGATGTGCGACGTTGACGTTTCGAGGTGAGCAGTCATGCGCAGTTCCGCGTCCCTTCTTCTCATTGCTATCGCGCTTGGATCGGTCAGAGTGCATGGTCAAACGACATCCAAACCATACGGTTGCGAAGCTCCTGAAGTAAGGGCGGCGCTCGACACCACGCTTTCCCAGGATGAACTCGTCAAGCTTACGATCACGCAGCGGGTTGCACGCAGACAGCAGGTGCTCGATGCGCTGCTTGCGAAGTATCCGCATGAGTATCTGCTCTATCGCGAGCAACTCTATGCGATAGCAGGCACAGGCGATTGGGAAGCGCCTCTCGCGGCTTTACGTGAGCGCTGGGTGAGCGATGCGAAGTCGCATCCCGATGATCCGATGGCTTTGATGCTGGCCGGGAAGGTGCTGGCAGATAAGGATCCTCTGGAGGCTATCCGGTTACTGAACGCAGCGCAGGTGAAAGCACCAAAGTTTCCATGGCCTTCGTTTGAACTCTCGAACATCTACTGGCGGGGAAAGTATGCCGATGACACAAAGCTGAAGGAGAACCTCGAGAGGTTCTACGCGTTGTGTCCCTCCTGGGTAGAGGCGACCTATTTCGGAAACCAGATCGAGGGGGTCAAGCTGCGCAAAGACCTGCCGCTGCTGGCAAAGACTAGCGTTGCGATGCGTGCGGAGCTGGCGAAGCAGACCGATCCGAAGCGGCTCGAAGACTACGAAATCCTGTGGCAGCGCGAGTTCCTCACGCGGCCTCCGAGCGAGCATGAGGCGGAGCGTGCACAGATTCGGCAGGACCTGGATCGGCTCCAGAAGCTTGTGCCGCATGGGGACGCGCACTGGAGACTCTTCCTGATCTCTGGCTATCAGTTAGCCGGGGCCTCGAATGAGGAGTTGGCGCGCATGCAGAGCCAGGCGGCGAAGGACTTTCCCCACGAGGCGCCGGCCGAGCGGCTGGCGAAGGAGCGTTGGGACAAAGAGCACCCGCTTCCGGATGGGCAGAAGGATGCGGACGCGTGGAAGGCCTACGAAGCCGCGAAGGTTGAAAAGGAGAAGACGGACTTTCAGGATTTTCCGGACGACCCCTTCCTGCAGCGCACGGAGTTTTTCTTCACGGTGCAGGATGATGAATACGTTTCGGAGGCCGATGGGCTGGCGGCGGTCGACCGGTATCAGAAGTCCATTGACGAGTACGGCGGATACGGCATCCTGTCGGCTGGGCCTGCCGACCTGGCGAAGTTCCTGCTGAAGCATGGCTGGCAGCCTGAGCGTGCGCTGGAGCTGCTGAAGAAGACCTCGACCTTCAAGGACGGAGGCCACACGAAGGAGACGTGGAGTAGCTCTCTGGATGCGGATACCGTTAAGCGTTTTCACCGCCAGATGGTATCGATGGATCTCGAGAATCTCGGTCTGATTCTCAAGGCGGCCATGCTGGCCGGGAAGCCGGAAGAGGCTATGCAGTTCCGTGCGGCGATCGAGGAGCCGCCGCCGGAGAACAAAAAAGACCTGGGGCAGTACTGGACCAATCGAGCGCGTTTTGCCACGCTCGACCATCACCCTGAAGATGCGCTGGTGTATTACCGGACTGCACTGGATAGTCGCACGCAGACACCAACGTACTCGCATGGCATCCTGCGCGACGATCTGACCGCAGAATTTCATACGCTGTGGACTAGGCAGGGAGGCACGGAGACAGCTTGGGCCTTGTGGAATCCTGCGGCGCCTGTAGCTGACGCGGACGCTACGCAGCGGGATGGAGCTTCGGCCGCGGGCAAACCCGCTGCCACACCGAAGGGAGTGGCGGCTACGCAGGAGGGTGAGTGGGAAAAGGTTGGGAAGGAGATGCCTTCCTTCGAGTTGTCGGATTTCTCGGGCAAGAAGTGGAGACAAGGGGATCTTGCGGGCAAGGTTGTGGTGGTCGTTTCATGGGCGACTTGGTGCGGACCGTGCCACCTGCAGGACGCTCTGCTGCAAAAGTTCTATGACAAGGTGAAGGACCGCAAAGACCTCACTATCGTGAGCTTCAACGTCGACGAGAATCCGGGGCAGGTACTGCCGTTCATGCAAAAGCAGGGATATACCTTCCCGGTTCTGGCCGCGTTCTCCTATGAGGAGGCCCAGAGTTATGTGCCACGCACATGGATCATCGATAAGCAGGGCCACTGGCGCTGGGTGAAAAACGGATACGACGAATCGAAGACCTACGCGGAGTTCGAGAAGGGCCTGCTCGGACAGATTGAGAAGGCGGAAGCGGGACAATAGGAGACGCATGATCGGCAAGCTGTGTATCGCCGCAACACTCTGCGCAGGTATGGCGACTGCGCAATCAAATCAAGTAGCCCCACCCGCCAAACCGCTGGCGTTTGAGGTTGTGTCCATCCGGCAGAATATAGCGGGTGGTAACGTCGAAAAGTTTGGGGCGACGCCGGATGGGTTTCGCATGGTGAACATGACGTTGGGCCGGGTGATTCTGACGGCGTATGTGCCGCAAACCGGGGCGGCGTTTTATTGGGAAGCCGTAGGGTCTCCGGACTGGATGGGCAGAGATCGATACGACATTGAGGCGAAGGTGGCGCAGGACGATCTTGCGGAGTGGCAGAAGCCCGCATCGCAGGAGAAGATGCTGCGCGCGATGCTGCAGTCGCTTCTCGCGGAGCGGTGCAAGCTGGTGGTCCATCGCGCACTGAAGGACTCGAAGGTGTATTACCTCGAAATCGGAAAAGGCGGACCGAAGTTTGGGCCGAAGTTCAAGGAGGCGAAGGAGGACGAGCCGGACCCGGCTGGGCAGCCGAAGCAGTTTCCGAGCGGGGGCCTCGTGGTTCCGGAGGGCGAGGAGTTGCACTTCTATCGTGCTCCGCTGACGCTTCTGGCGACGTTCCTGACGAACCGAAACATGGGCGGCCCAGAGATTCAGGACAGAACAGGGCTGACGGGCCGGTACGACATGGTGGTGGAGTGGGGAGCGTGGACGGGCGCGGCCGATAATACCGCCGATCTGGGGCCGTCGATGTTCTCTGCGGTGGCGCCGCTTGGGCTCAAGCTGGAGCTGGCGAAGGGGCAGACAGAAACTCTGATTCTCGACCACGTGGAGCGGCCTTCGGGGAACTAATGCTCGTGGTCTTTCGCAGAACGGTGTTCTCGGCAAACTGAAGAGACCTTTTGCGGAGAAGAGGATTTCAAGAGAAACGCGCCCGTCTCATTCGGCGATAGGCTGATCCCATGAGGTTCTATAAGACATCGCGTAGTTCTCGCATTCTTCAGACGCTCATCTTGACGCTGCTGGTAGCGTCAACTTCCATGGTTCTCGTCCACGACCATCGGTGGAGGTGGTCGTTTTGCTTTGTTCTGGTAATGGCTGCGGGGCAGGTGCATTCTCTATGGACTAACTATTGGGAGATCACTCCAGACGGGAAATTATTGGCTAGAACCTATGGCTTCAACCTTAGATACGAAACTTCAAGCGTCCTCTATGCTGGCCCGGTTCGGGAGATGGTCGGTTATCCCGTTTCAAAGAAAGATATTGAGTTGGAATTTAAGGGTTCGCAGAAGAAAAGATATGTTCGAGTCGCGGACCGTTCTGAGTTTCTTGAATGGTTGCGTAGTGTATCCCCTCAAGCCCAAGTTATAAGGCTCTGAAGTCAGACAGGTCGAGCTAATACGCCGACTCTCATGATTTGAGAAACGCTGAGCTTGCCGAAAAGGGAACTTTCTGGCAAGCTCGCCTTAATGGTGTGCGAAATCGATCGCTATGGCTGCCAGCCAGACGACTACCGCGAGCAGCCAG encodes:
- a CDS encoding TlpA disulfide reductase family protein is translated as MRSSASLLLIAIALGSVRVHGQTTSKPYGCEAPEVRAALDTTLSQDELVKLTITQRVARRQQVLDALLAKYPHEYLLYREQLYAIAGTGDWEAPLAALRERWVSDAKSHPDDPMALMLAGKVLADKDPLEAIRLLNAAQVKAPKFPWPSFELSNIYWRGKYADDTKLKENLERFYALCPSWVEATYFGNQIEGVKLRKDLPLLAKTSVAMRAELAKQTDPKRLEDYEILWQREFLTRPPSEHEAERAQIRQDLDRLQKLVPHGDAHWRLFLISGYQLAGASNEELARMQSQAAKDFPHEAPAERLAKERWDKEHPLPDGQKDADAWKAYEAAKVEKEKTDFQDFPDDPFLQRTEFFFTVQDDEYVSEADGLAAVDRYQKSIDEYGGYGILSAGPADLAKFLLKHGWQPERALELLKKTSTFKDGGHTKETWSSSLDADTVKRFHRQMVSMDLENLGLILKAAMLAGKPEEAMQFRAAIEEPPPENKKDLGQYWTNRARFATLDHHPEDALVYYRTALDSRTQTPTYSHGILRDDLTAEFHTLWTRQGGTETAWALWNPAAPVADADATQRDGASAAGKPAATPKGVAATQEGEWEKVGKEMPSFELSDFSGKKWRQGDLAGKVVVVVSWATWCGPCHLQDALLQKFYDKVKDRKDLTIVSFNVDENPGQVLPFMQKQGYTFPVLAAFSYEEAQSYVPRTWIIDKQGHWRWVKNGYDESKTYAEFEKGLLGQIEKAEAGQ
- a CDS encoding TIGR03435 family protein; amino-acid sequence: MIGKLCIAATLCAGMATAQSNQVAPPAKPLAFEVVSIRQNIAGGNVEKFGATPDGFRMVNMTLGRVILTAYVPQTGAAFYWEAVGSPDWMGRDRYDIEAKVAQDDLAEWQKPASQEKMLRAMLQSLLAERCKLVVHRALKDSKVYYLEIGKGGPKFGPKFKEAKEDEPDPAGQPKQFPSGGLVVPEGEELHFYRAPLTLLATFLTNRNMGGPEIQDRTGLTGRYDMVVEWGAWTGAADNTADLGPSMFSAVAPLGLKLELAKGQTETLILDHVERPSGN
- a CDS encoding DUF5615 family PIN-like protein — its product is MKVLLDEDPPHKLRQNLPGHDVSTVSYMGWSGLKNGELLRTAEAADFEVFLTGDQKLSYQQNLKERLIGIVTLSAQEWPIIKSHLPAIAAAVDAALPGSFQSVECGSFRR